The following coding sequences are from one Dreissena polymorpha isolate Duluth1 chromosome 8, UMN_Dpol_1.0, whole genome shotgun sequence window:
- the LOC127842309 gene encoding uncharacterized protein LOC127842309 translates to MASLADVFKEKERSNWLKAWLAIDIAKSGLEHLADNEAQNFHQHIYSQVTSTLKSQSATCTSCNTTNLLRNQKCPNQICDKVCQEIIKEHRYKKCSWNNTSAPLWQTHYWEIAKCYIQTDGYADKISIQDTDFNGVVSFMLNCTRFDSKFSFPITKGKPTLNKPACLLYKAREVHKAVRHSSLMEVTDVDLQDYFTTLNNLLKDSSHLSQDNVAKNAVVKLAQLEKDTLLLTTTEMMCFLDAVGTTLKQHLKGIAKDVVDASVNDLRVNTTLCIDNIKDFMSNCKQELAKQADIHKQDIDEHVDSQKQGIDDHTGRNKQGIDEHVKGHKQGIDKHADIHKQGMDKHTDRHKQDMDEHADRHKQGMDEHADKHKQGIDEHAGRHKQGIDEHASKHKQCLDEQAEKCIKGIQEQFGNTNVTETTYKQSCKDFSMSIP, encoded by the exons ATGGCGAGTTTAGCTGATGTGTTTAAGGAGAAGGAACGGTCGAACTGGCTTAAGGCATGGCTAGCAATAGACATTGCGAAGTCTGGCTTGGAGCACTTAGCTGACAACGAGGCTCAGAATTTTCACCAGCACATTTACAGCCAAGTAACATCTACTCTTAAGTCACAATCAGCTACTTGCACCAGCTGTAACACAACAAATTTACTGCGAAACCAAAAATGTCCAAACCAGATTTGTGATAAAGTTTGCCAGGAAATTATCAAGGAACATCGGTACAAAAAATGTTCTTGGAACAATACATCTGCGCCATTATGGCAAACGCACTATTGGGAAATAGCAAAATGTTACATCCAAACAGATGGATATGCTGACAAGATATCGATTCAAGATACAGACTTCAACGGCGTCGTCAGTTTTATGCTGAACTGCACACGCTTTGATAGCAAGTTTTCTTTTCCAATAACAAAGGGAAAGCCAACCCTAAACAAGCCTGCATGCCTGCTGTATAAG GCTCGTGAAGTCCATAAAGCTGTGCGGCACTCTTCACTAATGGAAGTTACTGATGTCGATCTTCAAGACTATTTCACAACATTGAACAACCTGCTGAAAGATTCAAGCCATCTCAGTCAAGATAACGTTGCCAAAAATGCAGTGGTGAAATTAGCGCAG TTGGAAAAAGACACATTACTATTGACTACAACAGAGATGATGTGTTTCCTGGATGCTGTTGGAACAACTTTGAAACAACACTTGAAAGGTATTGCAAAAGACGTTGTTGACGCATCGGTGAATGACCTTAGAGTAAACACAACATTGTGTATTGATAACATTAAAGATTTTATGAGCAATTGTAAGCAAGAGCTCGCAAAACAGGCAGATATACATAAACAGGATATCGATGAACACGTCGACAGTCAAAAACAAGGCATAGATGATCACACCGGAAGAAATAAACAGGGCATAGATGAACATGTCAAAGGACACAAACAGGGTATAGATAAACACGCCGATATACACAAACAGGGCATGGATAAACACACCGATCGACACAAACAGGACATGGATGAACACGCCGATAGACACAAACAGGGCATGGATGAACACGCTGATAAACACAAACAGGGCATCGATGAACACGCTGGTAGACACAAACAGGGCATAGATGAACACGCCAGTAAACACAAACAGTGCTTAGATGAACAAGCAGAAAAATGCATTAAGGGCATCCAAGAACAGTTTGGAAATACAAATGTCACTGAAACAACGTACAAACAGTCCTGTAAAG ATTTTAGCATGTCCATTCCTTGA